A region from the Gossypium hirsutum isolate 1008001.06 chromosome A08, Gossypium_hirsutum_v2.1, whole genome shotgun sequence genome encodes:
- the LOC121205019 gene encoding uncharacterized protein, with amino-acid sequence MSSEAAEIMEKLKDKKAAYEATASTDSSVNFEDIDNRIINEVLGPERYGQVRFQGSGVNPTQYFGSTSHQYMPSGSQSQAEVERLKDQIVQIQASTDEQISQLRAEAATREAEAAAREAEQNRKYNKLQQ; translated from the exons ATGTCATCTgaggctgcagaaattatg gagaaactaaaagatAAGAAGGCAGCGTATGAAGCGactgcttcgactgatagttctgttaattttgaggatattgataatagaattattaatgaagttttgggtcctgaaaggtatggtcaggttagatttcaaggatctggtgttaacccgacccaatattttggatccacctcgcaccaatacatgccttccgggagtCAAAGTCAAGCTGAAGTTGAAAGGTTAAAAGATCAGATAGTTCAGATACAAGCTAGCACAGATGAGCAAATTTctcaacttagagcggaggcagcaaCGAGGGAGgcggaggcagcagcgagggaggcggAGCAGAACAGGAAATACAATAAACTCCAGCAGTAG